A region from the Flavobacteriales bacterium genome encodes:
- a CDS encoding glutathione peroxidase: MNTATSQSIHNISINTIDGKEIQMSEFKDKYILIVNVASYCGYTSQYSSLQKLHDTYDNLVVLGVPCNQFGMQEPGSEKEIQAFCDSKFSIDFPMTEKVDVKGSNQHSLYKWLTSKRTNSMDDYTVSWNFNKFLISPKGELLSYYKSGVDPMDDSITNLIK; encoded by the coding sequence ATGAATACCGCAACGTCGCAATCCATACATAACATTTCTATCAATACTATTGACGGAAAAGAAATACAGATGAGTGAGTTTAAAGATAAATACATTCTTATAGTAAATGTAGCATCCTATTGTGGCTACACTTCTCAGTATTCTTCTTTGCAGAAACTCCACGATACATACGACAACCTTGTTGTATTAGGAGTACCTTGCAACCAATTTGGCATGCAAGAGCCTGGTTCTGAAAAAGAAATACAAGCGTTCTGTGATAGTAAGTTTAGTATTGACTTCCCCATGACAGAAAAAGTAGATGTTAAAGGAAGTAATCAGCATAGTCTATATAAGTGGTTAACCTCAAAACGAACAAACTCTATGGATGACTATACTGTATCGTGGAACTTCAATAAATTTTTAATTAGCCCAAAAGGCGAACTACTATCCTACTACAAAAGTGGCGTTGATCCTATGGATGACAGTATTACAAATTTGATTAAGTAA
- a CDS encoding heme-binding protein has protein sequence MKKIGFLLFTIVSLYALYAFNVSYNTNYTIIRTVDSVEIRKYTKSYYASYYSRDNSDNSKFRVLANYIFGGNDRQEQIGMTSPVNMRMSSQKKEMLFLMPDRYEMESLPTPDNNDIKLISIDERIVATIRFSGYANDTKVQRKKNELISTLDKYSIEYKDEFELLVYDSPYKVLNRRNEVLVVLK, from the coding sequence ATGAAAAAAATTGGCTTTCTTCTTTTTACAATAGTATCTTTATATGCACTTTATGCCTTTAATGTGAGCTACAACACAAACTATACCATAATAAGAACAGTTGACTCTGTTGAGATTAGGAAATATACTAAGTCGTATTACGCTAGCTACTACTCTAGAGATAATAGTGATAATTCTAAATTTAGAGTGCTAGCAAATTACATTTTTGGTGGCAACGATAGGCAAGAGCAAATTGGAATGACATCTCCAGTAAATATGCGCATGTCTTCACAAAAAAAAGAAATGCTTTTTTTGATGCCAGATAGGTATGAAATGGAAAGTCTGCCAACTCCAGATAACAACGATATTAAGCTTATTTCTATTGACGAAAGAATTGTAGCCACCATACGTTTTTCAGGCTATGCTAACGACACCAAAGTTCAACGCAAAAAGAATGAATTGATAAGCACCCTTGACAAATATTCTATTGAGTATAAAGATGAGTTTGAGCTGCTTGTTTATGACTCTCCTTACAAAGTGCTGAACAGAAGAAATGAAG